A stretch of the Pedobacter sp. MC2016-14 genome encodes the following:
- a CDS encoding RNA polymerase sigma-70 factor produces the protein MSAKVVSYNDTEERDLLALVKTGDYSAFKTIYNKYWSILYASAYNVLRDKDSSMDIVQEIFIWFWEHRLNWTLTSCKGYLLTAVKFKVANYIRNDKVRSTFFDQLADLQEVVADDINLMIEVAELRQFIDTFINDLPEKCREIFHLSRVGQLSNREIAEKLGISEKTVANQINTALNKLRKRLGSSNYLLLLLF, from the coding sequence ATGTCAGCCAAAGTGGTTAGTTATAATGATACTGAAGAAAGAGACCTATTAGCGCTAGTCAAAACTGGTGACTATTCTGCATTTAAGACAATCTATAATAAGTATTGGAGCATACTTTACGCATCAGCCTATAATGTACTTCGCGATAAGGATTCCAGTATGGATATTGTTCAGGAAATTTTTATTTGGTTTTGGGAACATCGGTTGAATTGGACACTTACATCATGCAAGGGTTACCTACTTACGGCGGTAAAATTTAAAGTCGCTAATTACATTCGAAACGATAAAGTACGCTCTACTTTTTTCGATCAATTAGCGGATTTGCAGGAAGTGGTGGCTGATGATATCAATTTAATGATTGAAGTCGCCGAGCTCAGGCAATTTATTGATACATTTATCAATGATCTGCCTGAAAAATGCAGGGAAATATTTCATCTTAGTCGAGTCGGTCAATTATCCAACAGAGAAATCGCTGAAAAGCTGGGTATTTCCGAAAAAACTGTCGCAAATCAGATCAATACCGCTCTTAATAAATTAAGAAAGCGGCTCGGTAGTTCGAATTATCTGCTTCTTTTGCTTTTTTAG
- a CDS encoding aldo/keto reductase: MQKRKLGNSGLEVSALGFGCMGLNFLDGKGLDKKDAITLLHNAVERGITFFDTAEAYGPYTNEELVGEGLQPYRKDVVIATKFGCKDAKPTTGLDSRPETIRAVTEASLKRLKTDYIDLLYQHRVDPNVPIEDVAGTVKDLIQEGKVKYFGLSEASAKTIRKAHSIQPVSALQSEYSLFWREPENEIIPTLEELGIGFVPFSPLGKGFLTGIINKKLADVDRRNIIPRFSEENIKANLVLVDALSKIAEQKNISTGQLALAWLLAQKPWIAPIPGTTKLHRLAENIGSTNIVLTADELAKINTTVNGITIVGDRYPEVLAKQIDK; the protein is encoded by the coding sequence ATGCAAAAGAGAAAATTAGGAAATAGCGGGTTAGAAGTTTCCGCATTAGGCTTTGGCTGTATGGGCTTAAACTTCCTGGATGGCAAAGGTCTTGATAAAAAAGATGCCATAACACTACTACACAATGCAGTTGAAAGAGGTATCACATTTTTTGATACCGCAGAAGCCTATGGGCCTTATACCAATGAAGAACTTGTTGGCGAAGGGTTACAGCCTTATAGAAAAGACGTTGTTATAGCAACAAAATTTGGATGTAAAGATGCTAAACCAACGACAGGTTTAGACAGCAGGCCCGAAACTATAAGGGCAGTAACCGAAGCATCTTTAAAGAGATTAAAAACGGATTACATTGATTTGCTCTATCAGCATAGAGTAGATCCTAATGTACCAATAGAGGATGTTGCTGGTACAGTAAAAGACCTGATACAAGAGGGTAAAGTAAAATATTTCGGTTTATCGGAAGCAAGTGCAAAAACCATTCGCAAGGCACATTCAATTCAACCGGTATCAGCATTACAAAGCGAATATTCTTTGTTTTGGCGTGAACCCGAAAATGAGATTATACCAACATTAGAAGAACTAGGAATTGGTTTCGTTCCGTTCAGTCCTTTGGGCAAAGGCTTCCTCACGGGTATAATAAATAAAAAATTAGCGGATGTCGACCGCAGAAATATTATTCCCCGCTTCAGCGAAGAAAACATAAAAGCCAACCTGGTTTTGGTGGATGCACTTTCAAAAATCGCCGAGCAAAAAAATATTTCAACCGGACAATTAGCATTGGCTTGGCTCTTAGCTCAAAAGCCCTGGATAGCACCCATACCAGGCACTACAAAATTGCATCGTTTGGCCGAAAACATTGGTAGCACAAACATTGTGTTAACAGCTGATGAACTTGCAAAAATAAACACAACAGTCAATGGAATTACAATTGTAGGCGACCGCTATCCTGAAGTTTTAGCAAAACAAATAGACAAATAA
- a CDS encoding AraC family transcriptional regulator has translation MQQQSNINQIKSISQLMRVLGFPSPLHPLITLVDYNNVSIDMFPKGQKVSLDFYKISFKPTFTGHIKYGQGYYDFEEGGLAFLKPKQIVFSPEETESYEGIALYFHPDFIRNYPLGSTINQFGFFSYDVSEALFLSAKEKEIIANLFTTIANELGNNIDSFSQDVLVSQIELLLNYSNRFYNRQFLTRKAVNHDIITSLDKLLNSYFATNSLKNGLPSVKYISTELKLSQRYLSDMLSSLTGLNTQQYIQNAIIEKAKEKLSTTNLSVSEIAYELGFEHSQSFSKLFKTKTNVSPLEFRNSFS, from the coding sequence ATGCAGCAACAATCAAACATCAATCAGATTAAAAGTATATCGCAATTGATGCGTGTCTTGGGATTTCCTTCGCCATTGCACCCATTAATCACTTTGGTTGATTACAATAATGTCTCGATTGATATGTTTCCAAAAGGGCAAAAAGTGAGTCTTGATTTTTACAAAATTTCATTTAAGCCAACATTCACAGGGCACATAAAATACGGACAAGGCTATTACGATTTTGAAGAAGGCGGATTGGCATTTTTGAAGCCAAAACAAATTGTTTTTTCACCTGAAGAAACAGAAAGCTATGAGGGGATCGCCTTGTACTTCCATCCGGACTTTATCCGAAATTACCCATTAGGAAGCACAATAAATCAATTTGGATTTTTCTCTTACGACGTTTCGGAGGCCTTGTTTCTATCTGCAAAAGAAAAAGAGATCATAGCCAATCTATTTACTACAATAGCCAATGAACTAGGTAACAACATTGACAGTTTCAGCCAGGATGTTCTGGTGTCGCAAATAGAATTGTTATTGAACTACAGCAACCGTTTTTACAACAGGCAATTTTTGACGAGGAAAGCCGTCAACCACGACATCATCACTTCTTTGGACAAACTTTTAAACAGTTATTTTGCAACAAACAGTCTGAAAAATGGTTTGCCATCCGTGAAATATATCAGCACAGAATTAAAGCTATCGCAACGCTATCTGAGTGACATGTTGAGTTCATTGACTGGGCTAAACACACAACAATACATTCAAAACGCAATCATAGAAAAAGCCAAAGAAAAATTATCAACAACAAATCTTTCCGTTTCGGAAATTGCTTATGAATTGGGCTTTGAACATTCACAATCATTCAGCAAACTTTTCAAGACGAAGACAAATGTATCACCTTTGGAGTTCAGAAACTCGTTTAGTTAA
- a CDS encoding DUF429 domain-containing protein, whose protein sequence is MTYVGIDGCRGGWIVAIIDRDGKLSHLLLSSLKDLPNISFKLALIDIPLEFADQCYRSCEIAAQLLLGSRKRASIFMTPHRSAVFATDYIEASQLNRLHLGKGLSKQSWNICSKIKEAILFITQRPDVPLFEAHPELCFYFLNNCEPLLSKKSLPEGADDRLKIINENDSNYIQVITETLKTTKRKAVKLDDIIDATILAIRAKAANIQTVPINKHIGDRDAILF, encoded by the coding sequence ATGACTTATGTAGGTATAGACGGATGCAGGGGCGGTTGGATCGTTGCAATAATTGATAGAGATGGAAAATTAAGCCATCTTCTCTTGTCCTCTCTAAAAGACTTGCCTAATATTTCCTTTAAGTTGGCCTTAATTGATATCCCACTTGAATTTGCTGATCAATGTTACAGGTCGTGTGAAATAGCTGCTCAATTGCTATTAGGTTCACGCAAACGGGCGTCTATATTCATGACACCACATCGAAGTGCGGTATTTGCTACTGATTACATTGAAGCGAGTCAACTTAATCGGTTGCATCTTGGTAAAGGTTTATCAAAACAAAGTTGGAATATATGTAGTAAAATAAAAGAAGCTATCTTGTTTATCACCCAGAGACCAGATGTTCCGTTATTTGAAGCACATCCAGAACTTTGCTTTTATTTTCTTAATAACTGTGAGCCTTTACTTTCAAAAAAGTCATTACCTGAAGGTGCTGATGATAGATTAAAAATTATCAACGAAAACGACTCAAACTATATTCAAGTAATTACAGAAACATTAAAAACTACAAAAAGAAAAGCTGTAAAACTAGATGACATTATTGATGCAACAATCCTTGCAATAAGGGCTAAAGCAGCAAATATTCAAACGGTACCAATTAATAAGCACATTGGAGATCGTGATGCCATCTTATTTTAA
- a CDS encoding PfkB family carbohydrate kinase — MSLIIIGTVAFDAIETPFGKTDKIVGGAATYASLAASYFYNKVKIVGVVGDDFQKSDIDTFSKHGIDTEGLQIKEGEKSFFWSGKYHNDMNSRDTLATELNVLENFDPIIPESYQDCEYLMLGNLTPIVQQTVIKRLKNRPKLIVLDTMNFWMDIMMPDLLETIKLIDVLTINDAEARQLSGEYSLVKAANKILTMGPKYLIIKKGEHGALLFHEDKVFSAPALPLAEVFDPTGAGDTFAGGFIGYLAKVGTISFNNMKNAIIYGSALASFCVEKFGTEKIINLTDAEIESRIKEFVNLSSFTIDL, encoded by the coding sequence ATGAGCCTGATAATCATAGGAACTGTAGCATTCGATGCCATTGAAACTCCCTTTGGAAAAACCGATAAAATAGTGGGAGGTGCCGCTACTTATGCAAGTTTAGCCGCTTCCTACTTCTACAATAAAGTCAAAATAGTGGGTGTTGTGGGTGATGATTTCCAAAAATCCGACATTGATACCTTCTCAAAGCACGGTATAGATACCGAAGGATTGCAAATTAAAGAGGGTGAAAAATCATTTTTCTGGTCGGGCAAGTACCACAACGACATGAATAGCCGCGATACCTTGGCTACGGAATTGAACGTACTGGAAAACTTTGATCCCATTATCCCGGAAAGCTATCAGGACTGCGAATACCTCATGTTAGGCAACCTTACCCCTATTGTACAGCAAACTGTCATCAAACGTCTTAAAAACCGTCCAAAATTAATTGTTTTAGATACCATGAACTTCTGGATGGACATCATGATGCCAGACCTGCTGGAAACCATCAAACTAATTGACGTATTAACGATCAATGATGCCGAAGCCCGTCAGCTTTCAGGAGAGTATTCATTGGTAAAAGCAGCGAATAAAATTTTAACCATGGGACCAAAATACCTGATCATTAAAAAAGGGGAACATGGCGCATTGCTCTTCCATGAAGACAAAGTATTCTCTGCACCTGCACTCCCATTGGCAGAGGTCTTTGACCCTACCGGCGCAGGAGATACTTTTGCCGGCGGATTCATCGGGTATTTGGCTAAAGTTGGCACCATCAGCTTCAACAACATGAAAAATGCCATCATTTATGGCTCTGCATTGGCGTCATTTTGCGTGGAGAAATTTGGCACAGAGAAAATCATTAACCTTACAGATGCAGAAATTGAAAGCCGCATCAAAGAATTTGTAAACCTAAGCTCATTTACCATTGATCTTTAA
- a CDS encoding cytochrome b5 domain-containing protein encodes MTDFPVYTKQQLALRNGEDKPQIWVAFKGLIYDVAESRLWRNGKHYEHWAGQDLTDELADAPHTDAVFEKFNVVGKLAP; translated from the coding sequence ATGACCGATTTTCCCGTGTATACAAAGCAACAACTGGCCCTCCGCAATGGTGAGGATAAACCGCAAATTTGGGTAGCCTTTAAAGGTTTGATTTATGATGTTGCTGAAAGCCGTTTGTGGAGAAATGGAAAGCATTACGAGCATTGGGCAGGGCAGGACCTTACGGATGAACTTGCTGACGCGCCGCACACAGACGCAGTGTTTGAAAAGTTTAACGTGGTAGGTAAATTGGCGCCTTAG
- a CDS encoding RNA polymerase sigma factor, which produces MTKNEFNLQLNDHSGSLQSFALNFTKDIEDANDLVQDTMLKAVTYYSKFKEGTNLKGWLFTIMKNTFINNYRRLVKTNALITQADEISSANLFFSSTANASESKFIVGDINKALATLQPEYYVPFIKYFEGYKYHEIADMLEVPMGTVKTRIHVARQILKKYLKTYSKDILGAEIV; this is translated from the coding sequence ATGACAAAAAATGAGTTCAACCTTCAGCTTAATGACCATTCTGGTTCCTTACAGTCATTTGCGTTAAATTTTACAAAAGACATTGAAGATGCAAATGATTTAGTGCAGGATACTATGTTGAAAGCAGTAACCTACTACAGCAAATTTAAAGAGGGTACAAATTTAAAAGGATGGTTGTTTACCATCATGAAAAACACATTTATCAATAACTACAGACGACTGGTTAAAACCAATGCTTTGATTACTCAGGCAGACGAAATTTCATCGGCTAATTTGTTTTTTAGTTCTACAGCTAATGCGAGCGAGAGCAAATTTATTGTGGGCGATATCAATAAAGCTTTAGCTACCCTGCAGCCAGAATATTATGTGCCCTTTATTAAATATTTTGAAGGCTATAAATATCATGAAATTGCAGATATGCTGGAAGTGCCAATGGGTACCGTAAAAACCAGGATCCATGTTGCACGTCAGATTCTTAAAAAGTACCTTAAAACTTATTCTAAAGACATCTTGGGTGCCGAGATTGTATAG
- the murB gene encoding UDP-N-acetylmuramate dehydrogenase, protein MYLLRENFSLKAYNTFGIDVKARFFAEIFTEDDLVELSAQSVFKENKLLVLGGGSNMLFTEDYMGLVLKVSIPGITSQVSDHVVAVTAGAGVVWNDLVQYCVRNGYAGMENLSLIPGTVGASPIQNIGAYGVELKDVFESCRAFHIPTGKIEKFDYAACHFAYRESVFKHELKGQYIITEVSFKLATEAKINTQYGAIQQLLTERGIVHPNIADISAIVSEIRVSKLPDPSTIGNAGSFFKNPIVTEAEYIRIKALFADLVSFPAGDGCVKLAAGWLIEQCGFKGMVSGNTGTWKNQALVLVNNGGATGQEVYSFSESIIDAVAHKFGVKLEREVNIL, encoded by the coding sequence ATGTATCTACTTCGGGAAAACTTCTCTTTAAAAGCATATAATACTTTTGGCATCGACGTTAAAGCACGGTTTTTTGCTGAAATATTTACGGAAGATGACCTGGTGGAGCTAAGTGCCCAGTCTGTTTTTAAGGAAAATAAACTGCTGGTTTTAGGTGGTGGAAGTAATATGCTTTTTACCGAAGATTATATGGGCTTGGTACTGAAGGTGAGTATTCCGGGTATAACCTCACAAGTTTCAGATCATGTTGTTGCTGTTACTGCGGGTGCCGGTGTGGTTTGGAATGATCTTGTGCAGTATTGTGTGCGCAATGGATATGCTGGTATGGAAAACCTGAGCCTGATACCCGGTACTGTAGGTGCATCACCGATCCAGAATATTGGCGCTTACGGTGTAGAGTTAAAAGATGTCTTTGAATCCTGTAGGGCTTTTCATATCCCCACAGGGAAAATTGAAAAGTTTGATTATGCTGCTTGTCATTTTGCCTACCGTGAAAGCGTGTTTAAGCATGAGCTTAAAGGGCAGTATATCATTACAGAGGTAAGTTTTAAATTGGCTACTGAAGCTAAAATCAATACACAATATGGTGCTATTCAACAGCTGCTTACTGAAAGGGGGATTGTTCATCCTAATATTGCTGATATTTCGGCAATTGTTTCAGAAATCAGGGTTAGTAAATTGCCAGATCCATCCACCATTGGAAATGCGGGTAGCTTTTTCAAAAACCCTATTGTGACCGAAGCGGAGTACATCAGGATTAAAGCGCTATTTGCAGATTTAGTGAGTTTTCCCGCTGGAGATGGTTGCGTTAAACTGGCCGCAGGCTGGTTAATAGAGCAATGTGGCTTTAAAGGAATGGTTAGTGGAAATACAGGGACCTGGAAGAACCAGGCATTGGTACTGGTGAATAATGGTGGGGCTACGGGACAGGAAGTGTATAGTTTTTCAGAATCCATTATCGACGCTGTAGCACATAAATTTGGGGTAAAACTGGAGCGGGAAGTAAATATTTTGTGA
- a CDS encoding TetR/AcrR family transcriptional regulator — MENQDKKRLLIINAALKRFAHYGLAKTTMTEIAKDIAFSKALLYYYFPDKLSLYVSVIEHLMHAISKDILKSVEKAETCTEAILTLLQKRQAYIQKYYNLMEYAKNAGPELPEGLQEKFNIARAFELKIISGLLIKGTENHEFYLDDPIITTEIFIEALAGLHFNILNKDRNIFPGKDQFKMIFIKEQKFANIFLSGLKNKI; from the coding sequence ATGGAAAATCAGGATAAAAAAAGACTTTTAATTATCAATGCTGCTTTAAAAAGATTCGCCCATTATGGATTGGCAAAAACAACCATGACGGAAATAGCGAAAGACATTGCCTTCTCTAAAGCACTCTTATACTATTATTTCCCAGACAAACTGAGCTTGTACGTAAGTGTAATTGAACACCTTATGCACGCCATCAGCAAAGACATTTTAAAATCTGTTGAAAAAGCAGAGACCTGTACAGAAGCCATTCTTACGTTACTTCAAAAAAGACAAGCCTATATCCAGAAGTATTATAATTTAATGGAATATGCTAAAAATGCCGGACCTGAATTACCAGAAGGCTTGCAAGAAAAGTTTAATATAGCAAGAGCATTTGAGTTGAAAATCATCTCCGGATTACTCATCAAAGGCACAGAAAACCACGAATTCTACCTTGACGACCCCATAATTACTACAGAAATATTTATCGAAGCATTGGCAGGGCTGCATTTCAACATCTTAAATAAAGACAGAAACATATTTCCTGGCAAAGACCAGTTTAAAATGATCTTTATAAAAGAACAAAAATTTGCTAACATTTTTCTTTCAGGCTTAAAAAACAAAATATAA
- a CDS encoding TetR/AcrR family transcriptional regulator yields the protein MVETDKKRESIIDGAIKRFMHFGINKTTMNEIADDLSVSKPSLYYYFPDKSSLILGVVERIFTDYFEALKKDYKEGAPLDTTLNNFIEIRHRFFQKYYMLHLSSGSNDATLNSDEIKNYVMTRKGEDLRFHAEIFQYAADHQGIELDDAYKIADLYISSLMGITSLCIMHGNKELFPSKKELKNILERQLSLSKIFIKGLRK from the coding sequence ATGGTAGAGACAGATAAAAAAAGAGAAAGTATTATTGATGGTGCTATAAAACGATTTATGCATTTTGGCATCAATAAAACAACGATGAATGAAATTGCAGATGACCTGTCAGTTTCTAAACCTTCGTTATATTATTATTTCCCCGACAAAAGCAGTTTAATTTTGGGGGTAGTGGAAAGAATTTTCACTGATTATTTTGAAGCACTAAAAAAAGATTACAAAGAAGGCGCTCCCCTTGATACAACACTTAATAATTTCATTGAAATCAGACACCGCTTTTTTCAGAAATATTATATGCTACACTTATCAAGCGGCAGTAATGACGCAACATTGAATTCAGATGAAATCAAAAACTATGTGATGACCCGGAAAGGGGAAGACCTGCGGTTTCATGCAGAGATATTTCAGTATGCGGCAGATCATCAAGGCATAGAACTTGACGACGCTTATAAAATTGCAGATCTGTACATTAGCAGTTTAATGGGAATTACGTCCCTCTGCATTATGCATGGAAATAAAGAGCTCTTTCCAAGCAAAAAGGAACTCAAAAACATACTGGAAAGGCAGCTTAGCCTTTCCAAAATATTTATCAAAGGACTAAGAAAGTAA
- a CDS encoding TolC family protein, with product MESKNKPMKLIPLLLLGLMLSNFTYAQQTLTLKEALNYAVQNNNEVRKAKLDIEKGRYKVEEVRSQALPQLTGTAGLNYNPVIGQLIFAGNAVQIGNKWSSNSGVQLSQQLFNQQVFTGLQAAKSSEIYYNLNSQYTEEQTIEMVANNYYQVLVNRQQLNVIDTNIKNVGIVEKIIANQYKNGLARKIDVDRISVNMTNLTTQREQTLNAITLLENQLKYAMGMPVSTIISLPAAELTQVRQLPELASSLSFSNRTEIKILDINRKLLELQRKAYVSEYYPTLALSANYTYASQGDKFDFIGSGPLSVGYGASAIGLTLRVPIFNGFLTRSKIRQADVDIKKADEDRSNTNNALNLAYENAKIQLRNNLNTINAQRKNADLAQEIYTSTQNNYNNGLATLTDLLDTENALTSAQNSYTQALLNYKIAEIQLIKSNGNIKSLLQ from the coding sequence ATGGAGAGTAAAAATAAACCGATGAAATTGATCCCGCTGTTGCTGCTGGGTTTGATGTTGTCAAATTTCACGTATGCGCAGCAAACGCTTACATTGAAGGAGGCATTGAATTATGCAGTGCAAAATAACAATGAAGTACGTAAAGCGAAACTGGATATAGAAAAAGGCAGATACAAAGTTGAAGAAGTGAGGTCACAAGCTTTGCCGCAGCTAACCGGAACAGCTGGCCTCAACTACAACCCGGTAATTGGGCAACTTATATTTGCAGGAAATGCCGTTCAGATTGGCAACAAATGGAGTTCTAACTCAGGTGTACAATTGTCACAGCAACTATTTAACCAACAAGTTTTCACAGGCTTGCAGGCGGCTAAATCCAGTGAGATTTACTATAATTTAAATTCGCAATATACCGAAGAACAAACCATTGAAATGGTAGCCAATAACTATTATCAGGTTTTAGTAAATAGGCAACAATTGAATGTTATTGACACCAACATTAAAAATGTAGGTATTGTTGAAAAAATTATAGCAAACCAGTATAAAAATGGTTTAGCAAGGAAAATTGATGTAGACAGGATTAGCGTTAACATGACTAACCTAACCACACAGCGCGAGCAAACATTAAATGCAATTACATTGTTAGAAAACCAGTTAAAGTATGCCATGGGAATGCCGGTAAGTACAATTATTTCTCTGCCAGCTGCCGAGCTGACTCAAGTAAGACAACTGCCGGAATTAGCCAGTTCATTGTCTTTTAGCAATAGGACCGAAATTAAAATATTGGATATCAACAGGAAATTACTGGAATTACAACGCAAAGCTTATGTATCAGAATATTATCCAACACTAGCATTATCTGCTAACTATACCTATGCCTCTCAAGGTGATAAATTTGATTTTATTGGGTCCGGCCCACTGTCAGTAGGTTACGGAGCATCAGCAATTGGGTTAACGCTTCGGGTACCGATATTCAATGGCTTTTTAACACGTTCTAAAATTCGTCAGGCAGATGTAGACATTAAAAAAGCCGACGAAGATCGTTCCAATACTAATAATGCTTTAAATCTGGCTTATGAAAATGCAAAAATACAGCTACGCAATAACTTGAATACAATTAATGCACAGCGTAAAAATGCAGATTTGGCACAAGAGATTTATACAAGCACCCAAAACAATTACAACAATGGTTTGGCAACTTTAACCGACCTTTTAGATACAGAGAATGCTTTAACCTCAGCTCAGAATAGCTACACACAGGCTTTACTTAATTACAAAATTGCCGAAATACAACTCATCAAATCTAACGGAAATATAAAATCACTATTACAATGA
- a CDS encoding efflux RND transporter periplasmic adaptor subunit, with protein MKKIIIAILVIAVTGGVIAYVLTNNKKKNAEKTAIVAQGSGAVSVRTASIKKEAVDLDFSVNGVFAANQELDFLSENAGRVSKIFVDEGDRVSKGQVLARIDAEIINTDKETAQATLDNAIRDEARYASSFATGGVTQQQLDQAKLATRNARLRLQSSARRVSDANIKSPINGIVNKRYIEVGAFVNTQGTKMFELVDVSKLKLKVNVNENQVANLKIGDAVQLKSNVFPADDYTGKITFIAAKADASLNFPVEILVANNGKHDIKAGMYGTAIFKFPKQAPLLTIPRGSFVGSVSSNQVFVLADGNKAKLRKVIAGRILGENVEIIDGLQEGETVITSGQINLVDGSAVTPVK; from the coding sequence ATGAAAAAAATAATCATAGCAATCCTGGTAATTGCTGTTACTGGAGGAGTAATTGCATATGTACTGACCAACAATAAGAAGAAGAACGCAGAAAAAACTGCAATCGTGGCTCAGGGAAGTGGTGCTGTCAGCGTACGTACTGCATCCATCAAAAAAGAAGCTGTTGATCTTGATTTCAGCGTAAACGGTGTTTTTGCGGCAAACCAGGAATTGGATTTCCTTTCTGAAAATGCCGGCCGTGTAAGTAAAATATTTGTAGACGAAGGCGACCGCGTGAGTAAAGGACAGGTGCTGGCGAGGATTGATGCAGAGATTATCAATACGGATAAAGAAACTGCACAGGCAACCCTTGATAATGCAATAAGGGATGAAGCAAGGTATGCAAGTTCTTTTGCCACTGGCGGGGTTACCCAGCAGCAATTGGATCAGGCTAAACTAGCGACTAGAAATGCACGTTTAAGGCTACAAAGTTCTGCACGCCGTGTTAGCGACGCCAATATCAAATCTCCAATCAACGGAATTGTTAACAAAAGATACATTGAAGTGGGTGCTTTTGTGAATACCCAGGGCACAAAGATGTTTGAACTGGTTGATGTATCAAAGCTAAAGCTGAAAGTAAATGTAAATGAAAACCAGGTGGCCAACTTAAAAATCGGCGATGCTGTGCAGCTTAAATCAAATGTTTTCCCTGCCGATGACTACACAGGAAAAATTACTTTTATTGCAGCAAAAGCAGATGCCTCATTAAATTTCCCTGTAGAAATTTTGGTAGCCAACAATGGCAAACACGACATCAAAGCTGGCATGTATGGAACTGCCATCTTTAAATTCCCTAAACAAGCGCCTTTGTTGACTATTCCACGCGGTTCTTTTGTGGGTAGTGTGAGCAGCAACCAGGTATTTGTATTGGCAGATGGCAATAAAGCGAAACTTCGTAAAGTAATTGCAGGAAGAATCCTGGGCGAAAACGTAGAAATCATTGACGGCCTGCAAGAAGGCGAAACTGTAATTACAAGCGGACAAATTAACCTGGTAGACGGCAGCGCCGTTACACCGGTAAAATAA